In Candidatus Kaelpia imicola, one DNA window encodes the following:
- the xerD gene encoding site-specific tyrosine recombinase XerD produces MDRELLLDDFLSYVSLERGLSDNTSRAYRVDIKKFYDFMDSKGVGLSSVRRDFISDYLWSERERGKESSTAARNLVSIKVFFRFLTREGHIKEDPTEAMDSPKLWKRLPEVLNLTEVERLLEAAGSGDTQSIRDRAILELLYGSGLRISELNSLKVLDVNLGVSFLKCKGKGGKERIVPLGSKAACAIERYLKTSRPEYLKGSSDYLFLNRSGKMISRQSCWKIIKKYASLSGIKKSISPHTLRHSFATHLLEGGADLRSVQEMLGHANISTTQIYTHVDREYLKQIHKKYHPRP; encoded by the coding sequence ATGGATAGAGAACTGCTATTAGATGATTTTTTGTCTTATGTTAGTTTAGAGAGAGGTCTAAGTGATAATACTTCCCGGGCCTACAGGGTCGACATTAAAAAGTTCTATGATTTTATGGATAGTAAAGGAGTAGGGCTATCATCAGTAAGGAGAGATTTTATATCAGACTACCTCTGGAGTGAAAGAGAGAGAGGTAAGGAGTCTTCTACTGCTGCAAGAAACCTTGTATCTATAAAGGTCTTCTTCCGCTTCTTAACAAGAGAGGGCCATATCAAAGAAGACCCTACCGAGGCTATGGATTCACCTAAGCTTTGGAAGAGATTACCTGAGGTCTTAAACTTAACTGAAGTTGAAAGGCTTCTTGAGGCTGCAGGATCTGGTGATACCCAGAGCATAAGAGATAGGGCGATACTTGAGCTGCTCTACGGCAGCGGATTGAGGATATCAGAGCTCAACAGCCTTAAAGTGTTAGACGTTAATCTCGGAGTAAGTTTTCTTAAATGTAAGGGTAAAGGCGGTAAAGAGAGGATAGTCCCCTTAGGGAGTAAGGCTGCTTGCGCAATAGAGAGATATTTAAAGACCTCAAGGCCGGAATATTTAAAAGGCAGCAGCGATTATCTATTTTTGAATAGGTCGGGCAAGATGATATCGCGGCAATCCTGCTGGAAGATCATCAAAAAATATGCCTCTCTTTCAGGGATAAAGAAGTCTATCAGTCCTCATACGCTGAGGCACTCTTTTGCAACGCATCTTCTTGAGGGGGGTGCCGATTTAAGGTCTGTACAAGAGATGCTTGGCCATGCTAATATTTCTACAACACAGATATATACCCACGTGGATAGGGAATATCTTAAACAGATTCACAAAAAATATCATCCACGTCCATGA
- the truB gene encoding tRNA pseudouridine(55) synthase TruB produces the protein MFNGFLLINKPSGITSHDVVDFIRERFQIRRVGHGGTLDPLATGLLILMLGRATKLSQNIIGLDKEYFAQMSLGFSTTTGDLAGETIEKAEDKSYLNLKEDQVQGAFDSFIGKIDQIPPMYSAVKYKGKRLYKLARRGIEVPRKPRKVKVYNMTIEKIELPEVSFKVKCSRGLYIRQLCIDIGKRLGYPAHLSRMVRTSIGRFGLEEAKNLNQILNESDSEKYIIPPEIAWDLIQR, from the coding sequence ATGTTTAATGGATTCCTACTAATCAATAAACCTAGTGGTATAACTTCACATGATGTGGTTGATTTTATCAGAGAGCGTTTTCAAATCAGAAGGGTTGGTCATGGAGGGACACTCGATCCTCTTGCAACAGGCCTTTTGATTTTAATGCTGGGAAGAGCTACAAAGCTCTCTCAGAATATTATAGGGCTCGATAAAGAGTATTTTGCTCAGATGAGCCTGGGATTTTCTACTACGACCGGAGACCTGGCCGGTGAGACAATTGAGAAAGCAGAAGATAAGAGTTATTTAAACCTTAAAGAAGATCAGGTTCAAGGAGCGTTCGACTCTTTTATCGGTAAGATAGACCAGATTCCTCCGATGTATTCAGCAGTTAAGTATAAGGGTAAAAGGTTATATAAGCTTGCCCGGCGTGGTATTGAGGTTCCCAGAAAGCCCAGAAAGGTTAAAGTCTATAATATGACTATAGAGAAGATAGAGTTACCCGAGGTATCTTTTAAGGTAAAATGTTCTAGGGGGCTCTACATAAGACAGCTCTGCATTGATATAGGTAAGAGGCTCGGCTACCCGGCCCATCTATCTAGAATGGTCAGAACCTCGATAGGTAGATTCGGTTTAGAGGAAGCTAAGAACCTTAATCAGATACTGAATGAATCTGATTCTGAAAAATATATTATACCTCCTGAGATAGCCTGGGATCTTATCCAGAGATGA
- a CDS encoding bifunctional oligoribonuclease/PAP phosphatase NrnA — protein sequence MKIEKKIKDKLLKFNSFIITTHIDPDGDAIGSQLLLRRLLKRLNKKVVMVNVNSTPANLKFLPGVKSIKLSRDYKVDFNKFDTLVALDIANPHRVGRMSKVISSAEYVINIDHHISNSNFGDLNWVERDVSCVGEMIYRLYGYLGLELDYKDALLSYVSIATDTGYFRHENTTSETHRIAASLIDKGVKPNVVYSELFENKSLSKMRIFAYALSSLEKRDCMAWVDISKKALKRSTAKREELEGLIDSVKTLRGIKVAMVFQELDDGIIKIGFRSKEKRVDVDKIAAIFGGGGHKMASGCRVKGTLSGVKKRVLSIVAEYLKKG from the coding sequence ATGAAGATAGAAAAGAAGATCAAAGACAAGTTACTTAAATTTAACAGTTTTATTATAACAACCCATATAGATCCTGATGGTGATGCTATAGGCAGCCAGCTGCTTCTCAGGCGGCTCCTGAAGAGGCTGAACAAGAAAGTGGTTATGGTAAATGTCAATTCTACACCCGCTAACCTTAAGTTTCTGCCCGGGGTTAAAAGCATAAAGCTTTCCAGAGATTATAAGGTAGACTTTAATAAGTTTGATACTTTAGTTGCTTTAGATATTGCAAATCCTCATAGAGTCGGGAGAATGAGTAAGGTTATCTCTTCTGCTGAATATGTTATAAATATTGACCACCACATAAGCAATAGCAATTTCGGTGATTTGAATTGGGTAGAGAGAGATGTGTCTTGTGTAGGTGAGATGATATACCGGCTTTATGGTTACCTGGGCTTAGAGCTGGACTATAAAGATGCTCTGCTTAGCTATGTTTCAATAGCAACAGATACAGGTTATTTCAGGCATGAGAATACAACTTCTGAGACTCATAGGATTGCTGCCTCTCTCATAGATAAAGGGGTCAAGCCGAATGTTGTCTATAGCGAGCTTTTTGAAAATAAGAGCCTCTCCAAGATGCGTATTTTTGCTTATGCTTTGAGCAGCCTGGAGAAGAGAGACTGTATGGCCTGGGTAGATATCAGCAAAAAGGCACTTAAGAGGAGTACTGCAAAGAGGGAGGAACTTGAAGGGTTGATAGACTCCGTTAAGACTCTTAGAGGAATAAAAGTGGCTATGGTATTTCAAGAACTTGATGATGGTATTATTAAGATAGGTTTTCGCTCTAAAGAGAAGAGAGTAGATGTGGATAAGATTGCAGCTATCTTTGGCGGCGGAGGCCATAAGATGGCCAGCGGCTGCAGAGTTAAAGGGACCCTTTCGGGAGTTAAGAAGAGAGTGCTCTCTATAGTAGCTGAATATCTAAAGAAGGGTTAG
- a CDS encoding MBL fold metallo-hydrolase, with the protein MGEINVKRVVVLDDYQSNSYLVWQEGIKFCLIIDCGGEFDKITRALKGLGLEPEAILLTHGHGDHIAGVDESGLDIYIHKDDLDFLSNPELNLSLFLGGSLKIKREPAIFNSDQELYFPKSDLKFKVIHTPGHTPGSCCFLTKDLLFSGDTLFLSGVGRTDLPLSSESALKDSILNKLFKLDQSISIYPGHGDMTGIGYERENNPFLFSDSL; encoded by the coding sequence ATGGGTGAGATAAACGTTAAAAGAGTAGTAGTGCTCGATGACTATCAATCCAACTCCTATTTGGTCTGGCAGGAGGGTATTAAGTTCTGCCTGATTATTGATTGCGGCGGTGAGTTTGATAAGATAACCAGAGCTCTTAAGGGGCTCGGCTTAGAGCCTGAAGCAATACTTTTAACCCATGGCCATGGGGACCATATAGCCGGAGTTGACGAGAGCGGGTTAGATATCTATATCCATAAGGATGATCTGGATTTCCTCTCTAATCCTGAGCTTAATCTCTCTCTCTTTTTGGGCGGTTCTTTAAAGATAAAGAGAGAGCCGGCTATTTTTAATTCAGACCAAGAGCTATATTTTCCTAAATCGGATTTAAAGTTTAAAGTTATACATACTCCGGGGCATACTCCGGGAAGCTGCTGTTTTTTAACTAAAGACTTGCTTTTCTCAGGAGATACGCTCTTCTTATCCGGGGTGGGCAGAACGGATTTGCCTCTATCTTCAGAGAGCGCTCTTAAAGATTCTATTTTAAATAAGCTTTTTAAGCTGGATCAGAGTATTAGTATATATCCCGGCCATGGCGATATGACCGGAATAGGTTATGAGAGAGAGAATAACCCTTTTCTTTTCAGTGATTCTTTATAA
- the rbfA gene encoding 30S ribosome-binding factor RbfA encodes MSRIDRVNQELKKAISEILLFEVKDERVGLLTVTHVKMSADLKQAKVYYTVSGDEKKREEVKKGIDSANGFVRQLLAHKMRMKYAPEIIFYFDDTLDRTIKVEEMLDEIRDEDRKEDQRQVT; translated from the coding sequence ATGAGCAGAATAGATAGGGTAAATCAAGAACTTAAGAAGGCAATAAGTGAGATACTTCTCTTTGAAGTCAAGGACGAGAGAGTAGGCTTGCTTACGGTGACCCATGTTAAGATGAGTGCTGACTTAAAACAGGCCAAGGTCTACTACACTGTTTCAGGAGATGAAAAGAAGAGAGAGGAGGTTAAGAAAGGGATAGATAGTGCTAATGGTTTTGTGAGGCAGCTCTTGGCTCATAAGATGCGGATGAAGTATGCCCCCGAAATTATATTCTATTTCGACGATACACTGGATAGGACTATAAAGGTAGAAGAGATGCTTGATGAGATAAGAGATGAAGATAGAAAAGAAGATCAAAGACAAGTTACTTAA